A window of Caretta caretta isolate rCarCar2 chromosome 13, rCarCar1.hap1, whole genome shotgun sequence contains these coding sequences:
- the PPDPF gene encoding pancreatic progenitor cell differentiation and proliferation factor: MAAIPSSGSLVATHDYYRRRLGSTSSNSSCGSAEYSGEVIPHHPGLPKSDPGHWWASFFFGKPTHPVMTTVSESPENSGTFQVANGVITCGLAQEVMRKRHASEPSKQSAGPSA; encoded by the exons ATGGCAGCAATCCCATCAAGCGGCTCACTTGTGGCAACCCATGACTACTACAGAA GGCGTCTGGGTTCCACTTCCAGCAACAGCTCCTGTGGAAGTGCTGAATACTCTGGGGAGGTTATTCCTCACCATCCAG GTCTTCCTAAGTCTGACCCCGGTCACTGGTGGGCTAGCTTCTTCTTTGGAAAGCCAACCCATCCTGTCATGACAACTGTGTCGGAATCCCCAGAGAA TTCAGGAACTTTCCAGGTGGCCAACGGCGTGATCACTTGTGGCCTGGCTCAGGAAGTAATGAGGAAGCGCCACGCCAGTGAGCCCAGCAAACAGAGCGCTGGGCCATCTGCGTGA